The sequence CAAAGGTTAAGTGTTAACTAGGCCATCTATTCGTGACAAAAACTTTCACTAGCAATATTTCATGGTATCATGTAGAATTGGTAAACTCCCTGTAGCACATTAGCTATTCGAACTTATGATCAACACCTATAGGAATTTCGATCAACACCTATAGGAATTTCGAAAGGTTAACCAGGCCACCGCCAAAACTGGTGACCGGGATGTGGATCAAGTTTCTACAATGTACCGATGAGTACCAaaatctccctctctatccctatCTCTATATATCTCCCAATTTCTAGTTATATCTAATACATTTCTCTCTTTATCCATCTCTCAATCTCAAACTCATCTCTCTATAATTATGGTAAAAAATCTATATAATGTGAtcatatatctccctctttctaatTATATCTATACATTTTTCTCTTTATCCATCTCTCAAATTCAAATTCTATCTCTCTATAATTATGGTAAAAATTCTATATAATGTGATCACATTCTATAATATGTTCGTATTATTATGGTtgtagctattctagctccaaaaacaCCCCAACCGCATTGTCATACACCGAAAATAACCTTTGTGTTATACAAAAGGGGGTTCAGCAGCCACAACGCTTCTGCCGAGTCTCGCAGTCATTTTGTGCCTATTCTGCATTTTTTCTATCTGCATAACACAAAAGTTATGTGTAGTACAACATCACGGTTTTGGAGCCAAATTAGCCGCATCCTGTAATTATTAGCATATTATGTGAAATTTTACATAATATGTACAtgcattttaattaaaaaattattgcttgattattttttatctttcattttttgTACACTCACCCTAATATTATACATTTGATGCAAATTATGTCTTTATATGTTTTGTATTCTATCTACTGCAAGTCCTTGTATTTTCTCATTTTTTATGCTCTCATATATGAAGATGTTCACTTTATAAACACGCTTCTTACTTCTATCTTTCTTGTGATGTAATTTCTTATGGTACAAGAAAGAGCATATATATGATAAGCCTCTTATGTGACATGCCCATAAAGTGTGTCCCTTGATAAAAATAGGCATGGTTAGTGGCATAGACCATGTAATCAATCTACACTAATATATCAATTATCTTAGGTTTGTCTATTATGTGGCATCaaaattggatgaacttgaattttACCTTGAGATGCAATTTTTTTCTAAAACTCATCACAAACAATAAACTAAATTTTAAGATAGAAGAGGACATACCACTAGAAATGATTTTACAACATAGATTGAGGGACCACTTGACAAAGGGATTAAGAGTTTACAATTTTTATGGTTGCAACCAATAAGGGATCAAAAGAGGAAATGAGGTTATAGAAATATTGCATGAAAGAGTAAAAGAGGTGGATATCATGTGTAAGAAGATTGTCAATATGGAGTTCATTGTGATAATGTAAAATCTTGTCTAGTGGCAAGCTCTtaacataatagaataggaagCAAGTGAGACCACAAATATTGAagagaaattaataaatgaaaggtTGCTCTAGGAGATGAATAAAAAGATAGTAGCAAAAGAAAAGTTGATTGGAGAAGGAATCAAAAGTTAATTGACCTGCAACACAAGTTTTATAGAGAGATAAGGGAAAACTTCTAAGATCTTGTAGAGGTGTAAGGAGTAATGAAGATAGAAAAAAATAAGCTTTTGATGATGAAAAATATAATTGCGTATGGAAAGGGATTGAAATGTTTCACTCATGAAGCAACATTTGGTCATATACGAGTATAATCCATTAGAAAAATATTAAGACCAAGAGCATGGAGGCATTATCCAAGATATATAATTGAGTATAGATAAAGGAATGGTTGCACAAAAATATGTGaaggcatgaccaaccactcaCTATCACCAACATAAAATTGCTAACATGAAAAAAGTAGATAATCAATTAAGAATGGACTTGGTAAAAGCTAGCCAAAAAAGGCTAAGTGTCTAATATTATAGATTGTGGTGAAGAAGTGGATAAAAATTAGATGTTACTTAGTGCCCATGAATTGGAGATCATGAGATCACTTTCATACAATAGAATATAGAATTGACATATTTAGAAATGGAGGAAATGATATCCCTAAACTAATAAATGGAACCTAGAATATCTCAATCCTTCATTACATTAGAACATGAATACGCCTAGCTATTTTTTCTTACGAAAGAGCTAGGAAATAGGAATTAGAATTTTGTTACTTTGTTGTAAAAGACTAATGTTGTTGAATGTAGGTAATAGAGTTGTGTAAATTATAGCTAGATGACTAAGTTTGACATAATGCAACAAACATAGAatgaaaatgcaaaacaaaaaggtATATCTAAGATGCAGATAAGAGAAGAACCTAGACATCAAATTTGGAATTTATTATGTAGGAAAAAAGTGTTGGGTTACCATTTCCAAAGGATTTGAATACTTGGGAGGTGGCCAAAATTGAATCAGTAGGATTTACACATCTGTCTCCTGGAAATTAGGATCAAACAGACAAGATAGGGGTGTTGGGTGCTTGGGTCTCAAAGTTTTCACTCATTCAAAATCAataaattttgtcaattttttctctACACTCATATAGATTCTCATGATTTGATTTCAacccacacacacacaaaaaaaaatgggGAAAAGGGTTTTGTTGTATAGGATtctacctaagtcaaaccccatctTGGTTTTTCCACCTTTACAACAAGAATGTTGAAAGAGAGAGTGTGACATTAACAGGACAAAGGGTAAGTAAATGGTAAATGTTGAAATGACAAGATTATCTTGGGTATGAAACCCTCTCAAGGAATTCCACAAAAAGGTGGTAATGCAATACTCATTTAGAAGTTTTGCATGTGTTAGTGCAtagcataacattgataataaaTAAGAAACAATAATCAATGAATTGTAAGTgagttaaaaattaaaatatgcttAAGAATTTCTTATGCCAATATCATTTATAAATTCATTAGCTAAAAATCCTTAAATGAATTATTACTAGAGATCATTTAGTGTATGAATGAGGAATAATGTCCTTATATATGAGTTCATAGCcttcaaaaataataatttgagCTAAGGTTGACAAACAAGATCAAGTTTTAGCCAACAATTGAATTCCCAAATTTTAGATGGAAAATCTTAGGACACAAGTATTGGGCACCTTAGTCTAGGCATAACTTGTATTTCAAAGAGCACAAAAACCAATAATTTAATAAAGTTTGACAAAGAGGTCCCTAGATGGGAAAATTCTAACATGTCTCAAGCATATGCACTAAAATGAGTTCTAAACATGACATGAAATTGTTAGGGTcaacaatttatgacactaaagaTACCATTCAAGGATTCAATATAATATATCAATGGTAGAATTCTAACCTAAGAGATACCTTCAAATACCCTTATACTACTAGCTTAAGCTACACCTTTTATGTACCCTTATGCTACTAGCCTAAACACACATAGGAGAAACACATATGAGCATGTGCAAAAGGACATTTTTGCAAGAAACTTGTGTAGGGGAGAGAATACGATGTAGTTATTTTAGAGATAAAGGTTGGTTATCACCAATTAACATTGTTATTATAAGTCAAAAGGCCTTGGATGGGGAAATAAACTAAGTCATGGAATATCACTAATCATACATTGTGATGAATGcttttttatataatataatactaaatttatgtttctttgcAATGTATGATGTAGCTAATAATATTGATAGCTAAAATAAGATTGAAGAAGTGAGTTTTAGTTAATAAAATTTTAATACTAAACTATATTAGAAGAGAACTAACAAAATGACTTGATTCACTCCTAAAGATATGTTTCAAAACTTAAAATCCTTTTTTGGCCGTTAATAAAATCTCAAGTTTAACCAAAAGTTGTCACACTTTAGAAAATTATAATTATGAACTAGAAAATTTGATAACATAGTCATTAAAGAAATAAAGTAAAACATGATTTTAATAAATAGATTAAATCTTCTATGGTAAAATCTTAGATCATGTGGTTGGATGAGGGGTAGATAATGCAAAAGAAATTATTCATCGTAAACATCAAATGATTCAATAACTATAAGTAAATTATATTTAGTAAAAATAAAACAACTATTTACCATTTTTTAATGTAAATGAAATGTAAATTACTATTGACAATTTGACCATTAcacaaattaatattttattaaataaaaataaatattcttaCATACCAAATGATTCAATAAACCTATAAAATTCTAGAATATAATTTATCTGAACCCAAACCTATGGCCTAATGTGCTTTATTCCCAAAGAAAACGAACTCATTCATTTCTCTTGTATAGTGTTTGATTTATAttcaatgttttttgatttttttttaatatttgtatgCATGCGATTTGTTTTCCTATCTAACCGAACTTTTGCTTTTTAAAACCAGATTTAAACAGTGTTTCATATTCAAATTCAGACAATTTACTGTTACATTGGGAGTCGTCCATAATCATCCAGTAAAAATCCTGTCATAAATCTAAACTACAAGAAAAATTTGATCCACTTCGATCCACTTCAAACGATGAAACAGAGAtagcaaaaagggaaaaaccaattTACTAATGATAGATCGTTCGAAAACCCATCAGCAATCCCCATATCATAACAAAAATGTAAAATATCAAATACAGAATACAAAATTTGAACATGGCGCGTACAGAATTCAATAATACTACACAAATCACCGCAATTACAAAGAATGGCCTTTATTGAAGGAAGGAAGGAAGGCCACCCCACAACAGCACAGCAATTCGAAAGCAACAACAAATAATACCACCGTTACAAGCAAGCCACGAATCCCACAGACAGAACAGCCATAGCCAGAGCAACGCCATTGGAGAAAACAAATCGGGATCGACACCCAGAAGTCGCAGACGCAGATCCGTCAGATGACGGAGAAACGGTGGGTGTCACCATGGGAGCGCCGGCCACGGGCGTGGGAGCAGCGGCGGGGGCCTTTGGGCCGAAAATGTCTGTAGGAAGAAGCACCTTGTCGACCTGATACACGGCAACGGGGTTCTGTGAATAGACGGCGCCGGAAATCGCTGTGTTCACAATACCCGTGGACACATTAACGTTGTTGCCGATGGCCGTGAAGTTCATCCCGAAGGGGCCTCCATTACCCGAGGCCACGGTCCGAACGGGATTGCTCACGGTCTGGAACTGCCCGAATGTGTAATAGCTGGGCAATGCGTGGTATTGCAGAAGAGCAACTTTGTCCTGGTCGGTAAGGGCGTTCAGAGTGCCGGGTTTCAGAGCCGCGAAAGCGGCATCCGAGGGGGCAAAAAGGGTGATCCCCTGTTGCGAGCTGCTGAGCTGAATTTGCAGCTGATTTCCCACCTGTGTGGATTTCAGCAGGCTTATGTAGGTATTGAATTGCCCGGCCTTTTCCAGAATGGCCGTCAGGTTCAGCTTCCCGGAGCTCGGCGCCGCGGCCACCGGGGCCGCAGGCGCCGCTGCCGCCGCCGGACCCGTGGCCAGAGAGACGCCATCGGATCGGACGGCCATGAATAGGAAGCTTGCTGCACAGAGGATTCTCAATGCTACAGAAGCCATGTTGGAATTGgggatcttcttcttctttgccttGCGATTTCAGGATCTTGCAGGCCTGAGGGTTTTTTGGCGGATGGTGTTTTTATATGCATCTAGGTGGAATTGGGGCATCAGGGGAATTAGATGGAAAGGTGGAGTGGGAGCATCAGGTGAGCTGGATGGACCGGCTGCAAGTTAGGCTATCATGTAGAATTCCATGGCAAACTTCCTAGCACAGCTATTAGAACTTGTGATATAACACTTTAGGAATTTCAAAGGTGAAGTATTAACCAGGCCATCTATTGCTGACAACATTTTTCACCAGCAAATATTTCATGATGATCGGGATTTGGTCaagtttccaaaatcaaaattttggcTTGAGAGAAGAAATTGGTGGAAAAGAAAATCTTAGGAAAATAGATTAAACATATTAAAGACAACTAAGATTCCAAAAAAGGGTTTATTGCATTCGAAAGAGCTTTTGATGTGGTAGATAGAAATATTACAAAAGCTACTCAGGTTCATAATGAGGATCTGAAAGAAATTGCTACACTTAAAAAGGTTTTTATAGCTAAGATATTGATTTCTAAAGCTAGGATTCTATTTGTTGCATTATACAAGTATGTTTTTGCTTTGTCAAATGATGATTTAAAGTATATACGgaagacttatttcaacatgagaTTTCATTGAACCCTGATGTCACTTAAAAAGGTTTTTATAGCTAAGATATTGATTTCTAAAGCTAGGATTCTATTTGTTGCATTATGCAAGTATATTTTTGCTTTGTCAGATGATGATTTAAAGTATATACGgaagacttatttcaacatgagaTTTCATTGAACCCTGATGCAAAGGCTTTTAGACAAAGGCAAAGACCAATTAATCCCACTTTGGCCCCCAAAATGTAACAAAAGTTGATGAAATTAAGAGAAGGTGGAATTATTAAGCCTATCAAACATTCCACCTGAGTTCTTAATTTAGTTacaataagaaagaaaaatggtgatatcaaGTTTTGTGTGGACTTTAGAATTCTTAATGTTTTTTCATTGAAGGAAAATTATCCTTTGCCTAACATGGAGGCTATGTTACAAAGGGTCTAATGATGTGAATTATTGTCTATGTtggatggtttctcaagctataaCTAGGTGAAGATCAAGGAATCAAAACTTGATACAAAACATCCTTGACAACTCAATGGGGCACCTgtgtttatgtgagaatgccacTTGGTTTGGCAAATGTTGGATCTAATTTTTAGAGGGCTATGGATGTGGCATTTTCAGATTTGATTAACGTAATAATGGTGTTGTATCAAGATGACATAACAACTTTCTCAAAGTTAGGAGGATCATTCATTACATCTTGAAAGTGTTGGTTGTTCCAACTGATGATCTCATAACACCTATGAATTAGCTATGTTCAATCTATAGGTTCTAAGGTTAATGGCCAATTAATAGGATGTTAAGAAGATGTTAAAATCCTTTGCAATTCTCGCTCTACAAGACCAATGTGAGTATCCCCATACAATGCCTTAGAGATTTATTACATTACATATTTAGACATTATGATTTAAATCAAATTAtctctcaatgaaaatataccaaggaaaatcCCCATCAAACAAGAATTAGCTCAAATTTTGGTTATAAGACCTTAAATGCTCGATTGAGAGTGGATTCTAAACTACACTATTCCTACAAACATAAATTAAACGATATTTTGATTTGAATTATTTCTGAAGCAAGTCTGAAACTCCATATTGGTTGGTGCCTTCATCCTAGGGTGATGGTGTCTATTAGTCGAGCATTTCATGTTTATGAAATAAATTTAGATCTAACCACTTAATTCTAAACAATTATGCATTACACAAATGTTTGATTGTAACACATTTAAGGTTCTACCTAATGACCACtgggtatatgcatgaagttgtggtaccaaaacgtgccacacttcaaaaaaaatgaaaaatgtgcaTAAGGCACATGCCCTATAGGCTTGGTGTGCCAAGCCTTAGGCTTGGCACACCAAGCCTATAGGGCGTGCGCCCTATAGTGCGCTAgacaaatgacttccattgaaatttttttacctttcataaatttctactctataacCTATAACCGTTTTTTtttgcagctcatttggctagtgccaaatattgtgctagccaaatgacttccattgaaattttttaacctttgataaatttctactctataccctatagtttgatagccacaaccataaaaattaaaccatatgactctttaggacacaatatggtgtcttaggacacaatatggtgtcttaggacacaatatggtgtcgttatgggtcgtatggtgttgtaaggggtcatatggtgtcctatggccccttaggacactatatgacccctgaggacacaatatggtgtcgttatgggttgtatggtgtcgtaaggggtcatatggtgttctatgaccccttagaacaccatatgaccccttaggacaaaatatggtgtcattatagatcgtatggtgtcgtaaggagtcatatggtatcctatgaccccttaggacaccatatgaccccttaggacacaatatgatgtcgttataggttgtatggtgtcgtaaagagtcatatggtgtcctataaccccttaggacaccatatgcccccttaggacacaatatggtctcgttatgggttgtatggtgttgtaaggggtcatatggtatcctatgaccccttaggacaccatatgacccctcaggacataatatggtgtcgtaaggggtcatatggtgtcctatgaccccttaggacaccatatgaccccttaagacaccatatgaccccttaagacacaatatggtgtcgttacgggttttatggtgtcgtaaggggtcatatggtgtcctatgaccccttaggacaccatatgaccccttaggacacaatatggtgacATTATggatcgtatggacacctaaggggtcatatggtgtcctatgtggccataggacaccatatgaccccttaggtgtcgttaggggtcatattgtgtcttaacgagtcatatggtgtcctatgtggccataggacaccatatgaccccttaggtgtcgttaggggtcatattgtgtcttaacgagtcatatggtgtgttatgacccattaagacaccatatgaccccttaggacaccatacgatccataatgataccatatggtgtcctaatgggtcatatagtgtcctaaggggtcatgggacaccatatgaccccttaggacacaatgtgaaccctaacgacatgtaaggggttatatggtatcctaaagggtcataggacaccatatgaccccttaggacaccatatgaccccttaggacacaatatggtgtcgttatgggtcatatggtgtcgttatgggtcatatggtatcttatgaccccttaggacaccatatgaccccttaggacacaatatggtgtcgttataggtcgtatggtgttgtaaagggtcatatggtgtcctatgaccccttgggacaccatatgatcccttaggacataatatagtgtcgttatgggtagtatggtgttgtaaggggccatatggtatcctatgacccttaggacaccatatgaccctttaggacacaatatggtgtcgttatacaTCGtttggtgtcgtaaagggtcatatggtgtcctatgatcccttaggacactgtatgaccccttaggacacaatatggtgtcattatgggtagtatggtgttgtaaggggtcatatggtatcctatgaccccttaggacaccatatgaccccttaggacacaatatggtgttgttataggtcgtatggtgtcataaagggtcataggtgtcctatgaccccttaggaaacaatatggtgtcggtatggatcatatggtgttgtaaggggtcatatggtatcctatgaccccttaggacacaatatggtgttgttataggttgtatggtgtcgtaaagggtcatatggtgtcttatgaccctttaggacaccatatgaccccttaggacacaatatggtgtctttatgggttgtatgatgtcttaaggggtcatatggtttcctatagggccataggacaccatatgaccccttaggtgtggttagggatcatattgtgtcttaacgagtcatatggtgtgttatgaccccttaagacaccagatgaccccttaggacaccatacaacccataatgacaccatatggtgtcctaaggggtcatatagtgccataaggggtcataggataccatatgaccccttaggacacaatgtgaaccctaatgacatgtaaggggttatatggtatcctaaggggttataggacaccatatggccctttaggacaccatatgaccccttaggacacaatatggtgtcattatgggtcgtatggtgtcataaggggtcatatggtattctatgaccccttaggacacaatatggtgtcgttataggtcgtatggtgtcgtaaggggtcatatggtgtcctatgaccccttaagcaaccatatgaccccttaggacacaatatggtgtcattatgtgttgtatggtgttgtaaggggtcatatggtatcctatgaccccttaggataccatatgaccccttaggacacaatatggtgtcgttataggttgtatggtgtcgtaaagggtcatatggtgtcttatgaccccttagaataccatatgacccctttggacacaatatggtgttgttatgggttgtatggtgtcgtaaagggtcatatggtgtcctatgaatccttaagacaaaatatggtgtcgttatgggttgtatggtgttgtaaggggtcatatagtatcataTGGGTCATAtagacacctaagggatcatatggtgttctatgtggccataggacaccatatgaccccttgggtgttgttagggatcatattgtgtcttaacgggtcatatggtgtgttataaccccttaagacaccatatgaccccttaggacaccatatgatctataataacaccatatggtgtcctaatgggtcatatagtgtcctaaggggtcagaggacaccatatgaccccttaggatacaatgtgaaccctaacaacacgtaaggggttatatggtatcctaaggggtcataggacactatatgacccattaggataccatatgaccccttaggacactatatgaccccttaggacacaatatggtgttgttatgggttgtatagtgttgtaaggggtcatatggtatactatatgacccattaggataccatatgaccccttaggacaccatatgaccccttaggacacaatatggtgttgttatgggttgtatagtgtcgtaaggggtcatatggtatcctatgaccccttaggacaccatatgaccccttaggacacaatatagtgttgttatgggtcgtatggtgtcctaaggggtcatatggtgtcctatgaccccttaggacacaataaagtgtcattatgggtcatatggacacctgaggggccataggacaccatatgaccccttaggtgttgttagggatcatattatgtcttaacgggtcatatggtatgttatgaccccttaagacaccatatgaccccttaagacaccatatgaccccttaggacaccatacaacccataatgacaccatatggtgtcctaaggggccataggataccatatgaccccttaggacacaatgtaaaCCCTAACGgaatgtaaggggttatatggtatcctaaggggtcataggaaactatatgacctgttacgacaccatatgactccttaggacacaatatggtatcgttatgggtcatatggtgtcgtaaggggtcatatagtgtcctatgaccccttaggatagaatatgatgtcgttatgggtcgtatggtgtcctaaggggtcatatggtgttctatggggtcataggacaccatatgaccccttaggtgtcgttagggataaTATTATGTCTTAACAAGTCATatagtgtgttatgaccccttaagacaccatatgaccccttaagacaccatacaactcagaatgacaccatatggtgtcctaaggggtcataggacaccatatgaccccttaggacacaatgtgaaccctaatgacacataatgggttatatgatatcctaaggggtcatagaacactatatgaccctttaggacactgtatgacccataacgacactatatggtgttgtaaggggtcacatggtgtcgtaaggggtcatatggtctcctatgaccccttagaacaccatatgaccccttaggacacaatatggtgttgttattggttgtatggtgtcttaacgggtcatatggtgtgctatgaccccttaagacaccatatgaccccttaggacaccatatgacccataatgacaccatatggtgtcctaaggggtcatatagtgtcctaaggggtcataggacaccatatgatctcttaggacacaatgtgaaccctaacgacacgtaaggggttatatggtatcctaaggggtcataggacattatatgacctattaggacaccatatgacctcttaggacaccatatgacccataaccacactatatggtgttctaattggtcacatggtgttgtaaggggtcatatggtgtcctatgatccattaagacaccatatgacccctcaagacacaatatggtgtcgttatgggtcatatggtgtcttgaggggtcataaggtgtcttatggggtcataggacaccatatgaccccttaggtgtcgtcagggatcgtattgtgtcttaacgggtcatatggtgtgttatgaccccttaagacacaatatgaccccttaggacaccttatgttgtcattatgggtcatatggtgtcctatgggatcataagacacctaataaccgcttaggacaccatatgacccataatgacaccatatggtgtcctaaggggtcataggacaccatatgaccccttaggacacaatgtgaaccctaatgacatgtaaggggttatgtggtatcctaaggggtcataggacactatatgacctattaggataccatgtgacccgttaggacaccatatgacccataatgacactatatggtgttctaaggggtcacatggtgtcttaaggggtcgtatagtgtcctatgaccccttaagacaccatatgaccccttaggatacaatatggcatcgttatgggttatatggtgtcgtaaggggtcatatggtgtcttatgactgcttaggacaccatatgaccccttaggacacaatatggtgttgttatgggtcgtaaggtgttgtaaggggtcatatggtgtcctatggggtcataggacaacatttgaccccttaggttgttggcaaatgcacactccaatgagacattgtaggtgattgaaggttttgtcattgatggcaaccttacaatcctatgtcatcgGCAAGGAAATCCAttggcaccagcaaagttagattctacaccgacacacagaccaccaacaccggcagtgaaaggaagcatactgacacaaaagctgacatgaattttgttgttaatatattttgtttattattgaaagccgacttggtaagttgtaaaatgactcttatataagagagatcattatagaaaattttgtaatagatagaggaatgtaattaggagaaataagacagacctattatgtgaaatataggttaagggtttatgtaagaagtagagcaaaaaccggtactggatctggcattatagatgctattttgaagcagtacaaga is a genomic window of Cryptomeria japonica chromosome 7, Sugi_1.0, whole genome shotgun sequence containing:
- the LOC131068821 gene encoding fasciclin-like arabinogalactan protein 12, producing MASVALRILCAASFLFMAVRSDGVSLATGPAAAAAPAAPVAAAPSSGKLNLTAILEKAGQFNTYISLLKSTQVGNQLQIQLSSSQQGITLFAPSDAAFAALKPGTLNALTDQDKVALLQYHALPSYYTFGQFQTVSNPVRTVASGNGGPFGMNFTAIGNNVNVSTGIVNTAISGAVYSQNPVAVYQVDKVLLPTDIFGPKAPAAAPTPVAGAPMVTPTVSPSSDGSASATSGCRSRFVFSNGVALAMAVLSVGFVACL